In a genomic window of Thermoproteus tenax Kra 1:
- a CDS encoding SAM-dependent methyltransferase, producing the protein MESPSYPWDLPLVNLYGDVVLTFMYYDVPFVPTPEVVVRRMLQLARVRPGEVLYDLGSGDGRIVIMAAKEFGAYARGIEIRKDLYEQSMARIRDLGLEGRAVILNTNFFDADISDADVVTMYLLTSVNERLKPKLEKELRPGTRIVSHDFEVSGWRPLVVEEIYEEWRSHKIYLYKIPGKEVPVPSSRAGKVDDPLAERVMALVDGNNSIEDIASKLNMTPREVRNVVNKLMGAGLVEEIRIIR; encoded by the coding sequence ATGGAATCTCCCAGCTATCCGTGGGACCTTCCTCTTGTAAATTTATATGGAGATGTAGTCCTGACCTTTATGTACTACGATGTCCCGTTCGTGCCAACGCCGGAGGTCGTCGTCAGACGGATGCTTCAACTGGCCCGGGTGAGACCCGGCGAGGTGTTGTACGACCTGGGTAGCGGTGACGGGCGTATAGTCATAATGGCCGCCAAGGAGTTTGGCGCATACGCGAGAGGGATAGAGATCAGAAAGGATCTTTATGAGCAGAGCATGGCGAGGATAAGAGACTTGGGGTTGGAGGGAAGGGCTGTGATTCTGAACACCAATTTCTTTGACGCCGATATCTCAGATGCCGACGTGGTCACTATGTACTTGCTCACGTCGGTCAACGAGAGGCTGAAACCTAAGTTGGAGAAAGAATTGAGACCCGGCACGAGGATAGTTAGCCACGACTTCGAGGTGTCGGGCTGGAGACCGTTAGTAGTCGAGGAGATATATGAAGAGTGGCGTTCACACAAGATCTATCTCTACAAGATACCGGGCAAAGAGGTGCCGGTGCCCTCAAGCAGGGCAGGTAAAGTAGACGACCCATTGGCCGAGAGAGTTATGGCGTTGGTTGACGGCAATAACTCCATAGAGGACATAGCATCGAAACTCAATATGACCCCAAGAGAGGTGAGGAACGTTGTGAACAAACTGATGGGCGCAGGTCTCGTCGAAGAGATAAGAATAATCAGATGA
- a CDS encoding 30S ribosomal protein S15, which translates to MPHRSRHKRGRSSSTRPPHATAPSWIQYTPEEVEQLVLELYRRGFPPSQIGVVLRDQYGVPLVKVITGKKITKILEEHGMRMEIPEDLLNLIKKALRIRRHLEEHPKDMGSRRGLQLVESKIHRLVKYYKRIGKLPSDFVYSPEKLSHLAT; encoded by the coding sequence GTGCCTCACCGGAGCAGACACAAGAGAGGGAGATCCTCCTCGACAAGACCGCCCCATGCGACCGCGCCCAGCTGGATACAATACACGCCAGAGGAGGTAGAACAGCTAGTGCTTGAGTTATACAGAAGGGGATTTCCCCCATCTCAGATAGGCGTTGTTCTTAGAGATCAGTACGGAGTCCCATTGGTGAAGGTTATCACAGGCAAGAAGATCACGAAGATACTGGAGGAGCACGGCATGAGGATGGAGATCCCCGAGGATCTTCTCAATTTGATTAAAAAAGCGCTTAGGATAAGGAGACATCTGGAGGAGCATCCGAAGGACATGGGCTCCAGGCGCGGGCTTCAGCTAGTGGAGTCTAAGATACACAGGCTTGTGAAGTACTATAAGAGGATCGGCAAACTGCCGTCCGATTTCGTCTATTCTCCGGAGAAACTGTCACACTTAGCAACATAA
- a CDS encoding Rab family GTPase — translation MKKVVWAVLGVGGVGKTTYIYRLLGLSLKPRITLRPGVYRYYYGDYEMDVIDVPGQLAREVALNFSRTWSFYVDLMVYMYDVTDPASLRAVAEIHSALLDAGLKPFRKAVLVGNKRDLAEEIGTMIEGDEMAKAVGASRIYYVSALKDPPNELIKPVIENL, via the coding sequence GTGAAGAAGGTAGTATGGGCAGTCCTTGGCGTAGGCGGCGTGGGCAAGACCACGTACATATACAGACTGCTCGGTCTCTCACTTAAACCGAGAATAACTCTGAGACCCGGCGTATATAGATACTACTACGGCGACTATGAGATGGATGTGATAGATGTGCCAGGGCAGTTGGCCAGAGAGGTCGCCTTAAATTTCAGCAGGACTTGGTCCTTTTACGTAGATCTCATGGTCTATATGTATGACGTAACGGATCCAGCGTCTTTGAGGGCCGTGGCTGAGATACACAGCGCCCTATTGGATGCAGGCTTGAAACCGTTCAGAAAGGCGGTCCTAGTGGGAAACAAGCGAGATCTGGCCGAGGAGATAGGCACTATGATAGAGGGGGATGAGATGGCCAAGGCGGTCGGCGCCTCTAGGATATACTATGTGTCGGCGCTGAAGGATCCGCCAAACGAGTTAATAAAGCCGGTTATCGAAAATCTGTAA
- a CDS encoding UDP-N-acetylglucosamine--dolichyl-phosphate N-acetylglucosaminephosphotransferase, which produces MSPIVALIVSFVAGVAVGPLWIAYQRRRGITSVDVFKNRRDVPKAGGLIAMVAGLIGLWILASGDGRLYYALVVAAIIGAVGLLDDLYDINEGVRVAVPLLAAAFLYATVKLRMTLPFMGTFYSPSWLAVLSIPVMTNAFNMLDPVNGFLPLSNAIIGSSLALSAFLAGNYEAMYAFLVHTAASLSLFVYNKYPAKTFNGNVGSYFLGGEIAVLAAVYDMVPQLVFASMPYIVNGILIIFSARGIRGRSRIDRPTVLKNGTVEQNCDSKILSLVRLIVSEDPLDEYGIFKRLTFLVALSSLLSIAISMTI; this is translated from the coding sequence GTGTCCCCAATAGTGGCTCTCATAGTCTCCTTCGTGGCCGGCGTCGCAGTAGGCCCCCTATGGATAGCCTATCAGAGACGGAGAGGCATAACCTCGGTAGATGTATTTAAGAACCGGCGCGATGTGCCTAAGGCGGGAGGCCTCATCGCCATGGTGGCAGGCCTCATTGGTCTGTGGATCTTAGCGTCCGGCGATGGACGGCTCTACTACGCCCTAGTTGTGGCCGCGATAATAGGCGCTGTGGGCTTGTTGGATGACCTATACGATATCAACGAGGGAGTGCGGGTGGCTGTGCCCCTCCTGGCTGCTGCATTCCTCTACGCGACAGTTAAACTTCGTATGACATTGCCCTTCATGGGCACGTTCTACAGCCCCTCTTGGCTCGCTGTGCTATCAATACCTGTGATGACAAACGCGTTCAATATGTTGGACCCCGTGAACGGGTTCCTCCCACTGTCTAATGCCATCATCGGCTCCTCTCTTGCCCTCAGCGCTTTCCTGGCAGGCAACTACGAGGCCATGTACGCCTTTCTAGTCCACACGGCGGCCTCGCTCTCGCTCTTCGTGTACAACAAGTATCCAGCTAAGACCTTCAACGGCAACGTGGGTAGCTACTTCTTAGGCGGAGAGATCGCAGTGCTCGCAGCCGTCTACGACATGGTGCCTCAGTTGGTCTTTGCGTCGATGCCGTATATTGTGAACGGCATCTTGATAATATTCTCAGCAAGAGGCATAAGAGGCCGGAGCAGGATAGATAGGCCGACGGTCTTAAAAAATGGAACAGTGGAACAGAATTGCGATTCCAAGATACTCAGTTTAGTGAGACTCATAGTGAGCGAGGACCCTTTGGATGAATACGGCATATTTAAGCGACTGACATTCTTAGTAGCTCTATCGTCGCTCTTATCCATAGCGATTAGCATGACGATATGA
- a CDS encoding deoxyhypusine synthase, translating into MRELIEVYRKIGGFQALHVAQAADVLKEALERADLRFFSFTANLVATGLREFIAEAVRRRLFNVIITTAGALDHDIAKAEGASYVPASFDLDDVDLADKGYHRLGNLVIRREEYGPYVERFVFRALDSLNRDRVATFELAQHFGEMMPESSILGAAARAGVKVFVPGIVDGAVGTALLTYNDAQRVKRGGKPVTIDILKDEEELRELVYNARSSAALIVGGGISKHHVIWWAQFKGGLDYVVYITTATEYDGSLSGARPREAITWGKVKRGAKAVHIMADATLVLPILLQYLWS; encoded by the coding sequence ATGAGGGAGCTCATCGAGGTCTATAGAAAGATAGGGGGGTTTCAAGCTCTCCACGTCGCTCAGGCAGCCGATGTACTTAAAGAGGCCCTTGAGAGGGCGGATCTCCGTTTTTTCTCCTTCACAGCAAACTTAGTGGCGACAGGCCTAAGGGAGTTCATCGCTGAGGCTGTCAGGAGGAGGCTCTTCAACGTGATAATAACGACGGCCGGCGCCTTAGATCACGATATTGCGAAGGCCGAGGGCGCCTCCTATGTTCCCGCCTCCTTCGACCTAGACGATGTGGACTTGGCAGACAAGGGATACCACAGGCTTGGCAACCTCGTAATAAGAAGGGAGGAATATGGGCCTTATGTAGAGCGCTTCGTCTTCAGAGCTCTCGACTCGCTCAACAGAGACAGAGTTGCCACCTTTGAGCTCGCGCAACACTTCGGCGAAATGATGCCCGAGAGCTCAATTTTGGGGGCAGCCGCTAGAGCCGGCGTCAAGGTGTTCGTGCCTGGCATAGTCGATGGCGCCGTAGGAACCGCCTTATTGACCTATAACGATGCCCAGAGGGTTAAGAGGGGCGGCAAGCCTGTGACAATAGATATCTTGAAGGACGAGGAGGAGCTGAGGGAGCTTGTCTACAATGCCAGATCGTCAGCGGCTCTGATAGTCGGAGGCGGTATCTCAAAACATCACGTCATCTGGTGGGCCCAGTTCAAGGGCGGTTTAGACTATGTAGTATACATAACAACCGCCACCGAGTACGATGGCTCTCTCAGCGGCGCGAGACCTCGCGAGGCTATCACGTGGGGAAAGGTGAAAAGGGGCGCAAAGGCGGTTCACATAATGGCAGATGCCACCTTGGTCTTGCCCATACTTCTCCAGTATCTGTGGTCATAG